Proteins encoded in a region of the Pseudomonas denitrificans (nom. rej.) genome:
- a CDS encoding DUF4398 domain-containing protein: protein MMVAGLALFALAGCATNDPAPNEQMRLTEQALEQAKAVGATDDVAELKLAEDKYQAARGALAVGSNKKARQLAEQAELDARLAEGKELTRKSAEQLAEQSKSINRLRKQLGEVQ from the coding sequence ATGATGGTCGCCGGCCTGGCTTTGTTTGCATTGGCCGGCTGTGCGACGAACGACCCGGCACCCAACGAACAGATGCGCCTCACCGAGCAGGCGCTGGAACAGGCCAAGGCCGTGGGTGCGACCGATGACGTGGCCGAGCTCAAGCTCGCCGAGGACAAGTACCAGGCCGCCAGGGGCGCCCTGGCAGTCGGCTCGAACAAGAAGGCCCGGCAGCTCGCCGAACAGGCCGAGCTCGACGCCCGCCTGGCCGAGGGCAAGGAGCTGACGCGCAAGAGCGCCGAGCAACTGGCCGAGCAGAGCAAGAGCATCAACCGCCTGCGCAAACAGTTGGGAGAAGTGCAATGA
- a CDS encoding long-chain-acyl-CoA synthetase, producing the protein MSHADIITPTRFLAHLPATLGRVPRMLRGLYYTGIRNREKNLSLGWALERAARLYPDSPALIDERRRLSYALFNGWANRLARAFQAEGVGHASVVAVMLENRAELMVVLAALAKLGAIGALVNTTQRGQVLSHSLNLVKPSHFVVGEELREAFEDVRPALENSGGRCYWIADGEDSAQAPAGWQSLMRLAQEQDSNNLAETARVRLKDACFYIYTSGTTGLPKASIMSHGKWIKAYGGFGHSGLGLTNSDVLYLTLPCYHNNAVTVCWSAVLAGGAAIALRRKFSASAFWKDVQAYQATCFGYIGELCRYLLNQPQCEEERGNTLTCMIGNGLRPSIWNEFKERFGIERITEFYASSEGNIGFTNVFNFDNTVGFSPATYAIVRYDLENDQPVRGAKGFMEKVDKGEAGLLISEISDKWPFDGYTDPAKSEAVIYRNVFKEGDTWFNTGDLMRDIGFKHTQFVDRLGDTFRWKGENVSTTEVENALGAFPGVEDAVVYGVEIPGTNGRCGMAALRLADGASLDAAQLAAHLDRELPAYAVPLFLRLLVQVETTGTFKYKKTDLKRNAYDPSAVTEALFVRLPGEADYRALDGELFEAIRGGVHRF; encoded by the coding sequence ATGAGCCACGCCGATATCATCACCCCGACCCGCTTCCTCGCCCACCTGCCGGCCACCCTCGGTCGCGTGCCACGCATGCTGCGCGGGCTGTACTACACCGGCATCCGCAACCGCGAGAAGAATCTCTCCCTGGGCTGGGCGCTGGAGCGCGCCGCGCGCCTCTACCCGGACAGCCCGGCGTTGATCGACGAACGGCGACGCCTGTCCTACGCGCTCTTCAACGGCTGGGCCAACCGCCTGGCACGGGCCTTCCAGGCCGAAGGCGTAGGCCACGCCAGCGTGGTTGCGGTGATGCTGGAGAACCGCGCCGAACTCATGGTGGTACTTGCCGCCCTGGCCAAGCTCGGCGCCATCGGCGCGCTGGTCAACACCACCCAGCGCGGCCAGGTGCTTAGCCACAGCCTCAACCTGGTCAAGCCCAGCCACTTCGTGGTCGGCGAGGAGCTGCGCGAGGCTTTCGAGGACGTCCGCCCGGCCCTGGAGAACAGCGGCGGGCGCTGCTACTGGATCGCCGACGGTGAAGACTCGGCACAGGCCCCGGCCGGCTGGCAGAGCCTGATGCGCCTGGCGCAGGAACAGGATTCGAACAACCTCGCCGAGACAGCGCGGGTACGTCTGAAAGACGCCTGCTTCTACATCTACACCTCCGGCACTACCGGCCTGCCGAAGGCCTCGATCATGAGCCACGGCAAGTGGATCAAGGCCTACGGCGGCTTCGGCCACTCAGGGCTCGGGCTGACCAACAGCGACGTGCTCTACCTGACCCTGCCCTGCTACCACAACAACGCCGTGACCGTCTGCTGGAGCGCCGTGCTCGCCGGTGGCGCGGCCATCGCCCTGCGCCGCAAGTTCTCCGCCAGCGCCTTCTGGAAAGACGTGCAGGCCTACCAGGCGACCTGCTTCGGCTACATCGGCGAGCTCTGCCGGTACCTGCTCAACCAGCCGCAATGCGAAGAAGAGCGCGGCAACACCCTGACCTGCATGATCGGCAACGGCCTGCGTCCGTCGATCTGGAACGAGTTCAAGGAGCGCTTCGGCATCGAGCGCATCACCGAGTTCTACGCCTCCAGCGAAGGCAACATCGGCTTCACCAACGTTTTCAACTTCGACAATACGGTAGGTTTCTCGCCGGCAACCTACGCGATCGTGCGCTATGACCTGGAGAACGACCAGCCAGTGCGCGGCGCCAAGGGCTTCATGGAAAAGGTCGACAAGGGCGAAGCCGGCCTGCTGATCAGCGAGATCAGCGACAAGTGGCCATTCGACGGCTACACCGACCCGGCCAAGAGCGAGGCGGTGATCTACCGCAACGTGTTCAAGGAAGGCGATACCTGGTTCAACACCGGCGACCTGATGCGCGACATCGGCTTCAAGCACACGCAGTTCGTCGACCGCCTGGGCGACACCTTCCGCTGGAAGGGCGAGAACGTCTCCACCACCGAAGTGGAAAACGCCCTGGGCGCCTTCCCCGGCGTGGAGGATGCGGTGGTCTACGGCGTGGAGATTCCCGGCACCAACGGCCGCTGCGGCATGGCCGCGCTGCGCCTGGCCGACGGCGCCAGCCTGGACGCTGCGCAGCTGGCGGCGCACCTGGACCGTGAGTTGCCGGCTTATGCGGTGCCGTTGTTCCTGCGCCTGCTGGTCCAGGTAGAGACCACCGGGACCTTCAAGTACAAGAAGACCGACCTCAAGCGCAACGCCTACGACCCTTCAGCCGTGACCGAGGCGCTGTTCGTGCGACTGCCCGGCGAGGCGGACTACCGGGCGCTGGACGGGGAACTGTTCGAGGCGATTCGCGGCGGTGTGCATCGCTTCTGA
- a CDS encoding response regulator transcription factor produces the protein MSSEKKLFNVIVADPQPMIGWGLERYLLERELAQVKAFVSDTDSLLDVLTAHPEVDLAIVELALPGARGRDGVHLIEWLQRHHPEVPVLVYSVMGAPLLATAAVKCGAVGYVCKRNPLSLLDDAIARIRKGETYIDPMLRPPRHTGKPLSPTEIDIIRRLAHGATVGEIAERTNRSVSTISTHKRNAMQKLGLTTDAQLVVAGLLDWLGEI, from the coding sequence ATGTCATCGGAAAAGAAGCTTTTCAATGTAATCGTGGCGGACCCGCAACCGATGATCGGTTGGGGTCTGGAACGCTATCTGCTGGAGCGCGAACTGGCGCAGGTGAAAGCCTTCGTCAGCGACACCGACAGCCTGCTGGATGTGCTCACTGCCCATCCCGAGGTCGACCTGGCCATTGTCGAGCTGGCGCTGCCCGGCGCCCGTGGGCGTGACGGCGTGCACCTGATCGAATGGCTGCAGCGCCACCATCCGGAAGTACCTGTACTGGTCTACTCGGTCATGGGCGCGCCACTGTTGGCGACCGCAGCGGTCAAGTGCGGCGCCGTGGGCTATGTCTGCAAGCGCAACCCGCTGAGCCTGCTGGACGACGCCATCGCCCGCATCCGCAAGGGCGAGACCTACATCGATCCGATGCTGCGACCGCCGCGCCATACCGGCAAGCCGCTGAGCCCGACCGAGATCGATATCATCCGCCGCCTGGCCCATGGCGCCACGGTGGGGGAAATCGCCGAGCGGACCAACCGCAGTGTCTCCACCATCAGCACCCACAAGCGCAACGCCATGCAGAAGCTCGGCCTGACCACCGACGCGCAACTGGTGGTGGCGGGGCTGCTGGACTGGCTCGGGGAGATCTGA
- a CDS encoding RNA polymerase sigma factor: MKISPKDESDAALLRRYRQGDAEAFAELYARHRLGLFRFLCGLCGDHAQAEEVFQETWMSLIRSDSQPMGAASFKTWLYQIGRNRLIDHWRKLGRHQSRQESFDEQLHGEALVGESVDPERELSLSRDQQRLQGALESLPEEQREVFLLRTHGDLELNEIAELTKTPAETVKSRLRYAMQKLRRLLSDPSVTEEVNP; the protein is encoded by the coding sequence TTGAAGATATCCCCCAAGGACGAAAGCGACGCGGCATTGCTGCGACGCTACCGACAAGGCGATGCCGAGGCCTTCGCTGAGCTCTATGCTCGCCATCGCCTTGGCCTGTTCCGCTTCCTCTGTGGCCTGTGTGGCGACCACGCCCAGGCCGAGGAAGTGTTCCAGGAAACCTGGATGAGCCTGATCCGCAGCGACAGCCAGCCGATGGGGGCGGCCAGCTTCAAGACCTGGCTGTACCAGATCGGCCGCAACCGCCTGATCGACCACTGGCGCAAACTGGGCCGACACCAGAGCCGTCAGGAGAGCTTCGACGAGCAGTTGCATGGCGAGGCCCTGGTTGGCGAAAGCGTCGACCCAGAGCGCGAGCTGAGCCTGAGTCGCGACCAGCAGCGCCTGCAGGGCGCGCTGGAGTCACTGCCGGAAGAGCAGCGCGAAGTGTTCCTGCTGCGCACCCACGGCGACCTGGAGCTGAACGAAATTGCCGAACTGACGAAGACTCCGGCCGAAACGGTGAAGAGCCGGCTTCGCTATGCCATGCAAAAACTGCGTCGGTTGTTGTCCGACCCGTCGGTGACCGAGGAGGTGAATCCATGA
- a CDS encoding SDR family oxidoreductase, with the protein MSLKGKTLFITGASRGIGREIALRAARDGANIVIAAKSAEPHPKLEGTIFSVAEEVEAAGGKALALQLDVRDENAVRDTMAKAAEHFGGIDAVVNNAGAIKLVGVERLEPKRFDLMYQINTRAVMVCSQAALPYLKQSKGHILSLSPPINLAGKWFAQHGPYTVTKYGMSMLTLGMHEEFKKYGISANALWPKTMIATAAIEFELGSRDAFKRARTPAIMADAAYAILSSSERAISGRLLIDEDILREQGQNDFEQYRFDPNGGSLVPDLFLD; encoded by the coding sequence ATGTCCCTGAAAGGCAAGACTCTCTTCATCACCGGCGCCAGCCGCGGCATCGGCCGCGAGATCGCGCTGCGCGCCGCCCGCGACGGCGCCAACATCGTCATCGCCGCCAAGAGCGCCGAGCCCCACCCGAAACTCGAAGGCACCATCTTCAGCGTCGCCGAGGAAGTCGAGGCTGCCGGCGGCAAGGCGCTGGCCCTGCAACTGGACGTGCGCGACGAGAACGCCGTGCGCGACACCATGGCCAAGGCCGCCGAGCACTTCGGCGGGATCGACGCGGTGGTCAATAACGCCGGCGCCATCAAGCTGGTCGGCGTGGAGCGCCTGGAGCCCAAGCGCTTCGACCTGATGTACCAGATCAACACCCGCGCCGTGATGGTCTGCAGCCAGGCCGCACTGCCCTACCTGAAGCAGAGCAAGGGCCACATCCTCAGCCTGTCGCCGCCGATCAACCTGGCCGGCAAGTGGTTCGCCCAGCACGGCCCCTACACCGTCACCAAGTACGGCATGAGCATGCTCACCCTGGGGATGCACGAGGAGTTCAAGAAGTACGGCATCAGCGCCAACGCCCTGTGGCCGAAGACCATGATCGCCACCGCCGCCATCGAGTTCGAACTGGGCAGCCGCGACGCCTTCAAGCGCGCGCGCACACCGGCGATCATGGCCGACGCCGCCTATGCCATCCTCTCCAGCAGCGAACGCGCCATCAGCGGCCGCCTGCTGATCGACGAGGACATCCTCCGCGAACAGGGCCAGAACGACTTCGAGCAGTACCGCTTCGACCCGAACGGCGGCAGCCTGGTACCCGACCTGTTCCTCGACTGA
- the fabV gene encoding enoyl-ACP reductase FabV produces MIIKPRVRGFICVTTHPTGCEANVKEQIEYVEAHGPIANGPKKVLVIGSSTGYGLAARISAAFGAGADTLGVFFERPGSETKAGTAGWYNSAAFEKFAKAKGLYARSINGDAFSDEVKKVTIDTIKQDLGKVDLVVYSLAAPRRTHPKTGEVFNSVLKPVGKAVNFRGLDTDKEVIKESVMEPATPEEIANTVAVMGGEDWQMWIDALQEAGVLADGAKTTAFTYLGEEITHDLYWNGSIGAAKKDLDQKVLGIREKLAATGGDARVSVLKAVVTQASSAIPMMPLYLSLLFKVMKEKGTHEGCIEQVDGLFRESLYGAEPHLDADGRLRADYKELQPDVQDTVKDLWNKVTNENLYQLTDFTGYKSEFLRLFGFEIAGVDYEQDVNPDVQIPNLIQL; encoded by the coding sequence ATGATCATCAAACCGCGCGTGCGTGGCTTCATCTGCGTCACTACCCACCCGACCGGCTGTGAAGCCAACGTCAAGGAACAGATCGAGTACGTCGAGGCGCACGGCCCCATCGCCAACGGTCCGAAGAAGGTCCTGGTCATCGGTTCCTCCACCGGCTACGGCCTGGCCGCGCGCATCAGCGCCGCCTTTGGCGCCGGCGCCGACACTCTGGGCGTGTTCTTCGAGCGTCCCGGCAGCGAGACCAAGGCGGGCACTGCCGGCTGGTACAACTCCGCTGCCTTCGAGAAGTTCGCCAAGGCCAAGGGCCTGTATGCGCGCAGCATCAACGGCGACGCCTTCTCCGATGAAGTGAAAAAAGTCACCATCGACACCATCAAGCAGGACCTGGGCAAGGTCGACCTGGTCGTCTATAGCCTGGCCGCTCCGCGCCGTACCCACCCGAAGACCGGCGAGGTCTTCAACTCCGTGCTCAAGCCGGTGGGCAAGGCGGTCAACTTCCGTGGTCTGGACACCGACAAGGAAGTGATCAAGGAAAGCGTGATGGAGCCGGCGACGCCTGAGGAAATCGCCAACACCGTCGCGGTCATGGGCGGTGAAGACTGGCAGATGTGGATCGACGCCCTGCAGGAAGCCGGTGTGCTGGCCGATGGCGCCAAGACCACCGCCTTCACCTACCTGGGCGAAGAAATCACCCACGACCTGTACTGGAACGGCTCCATCGGCGCCGCCAAGAAGGACCTGGACCAGAAGGTCCTGGGGATTCGCGAGAAACTCGCCGCCACCGGTGGTGACGCTCGTGTTTCCGTGTTGAAGGCCGTGGTCACCCAGGCCAGCTCGGCCATCCCGATGATGCCGCTGTACCTGTCGCTGCTGTTCAAGGTGATGAAGGAGAAGGGCACCCACGAAGGTTGCATCGAGCAGGTCGACGGCCTGTTCCGTGAAAGCCTGTACGGAGCCGAGCCGCACCTGGACGCCGATGGTCGCCTGCGCGCCGACTACAAGGAACTGCAGCCGGATGTGCAGGACACCGTGAAGGACCTGTGGAACAAGGTGACCAACGAGAACCTGTACCAGCTGACCGACTTCACCGGCTACAAGTCCGAGTTCCTGCGACTCTTCGGCTTCGAGATCGCTGGCGTGGACTATGAGCAGGACGTCAATCCGGACGTGCAGATTCCGAATCTGATCCAGCTCTGA
- a CDS encoding OmpA family protein — MTSAQLLRRSSSWLGALSAVALLAGCANSQLSEKSLEQARLQFQAVKEDSSVLRSAPKDVIRAGESLARAERLSNYWGSSDDVLQYSYLSQRYSEIAREHSNLALNQERLGKQQMERERLQLAMREARLLNVQEQSKWLEQQMVSLATNETERGLVLTLGDVLFDSGEADLKPAANRTVLKLVQFLQLNPRRVIRIEGYTDGEGDREQNLQLSKDRAQAVADALTDLGVDEKRVQVQGYGEAYPISDNASSLGRAQNRRVEIVFSDEKGQLGAER, encoded by the coding sequence ATGACTTCCGCACAACTGTTGCGCCGTAGCTCCTCGTGGCTGGGGGCTCTTTCCGCCGTCGCGCTGCTGGCCGGCTGCGCCAACAGCCAGCTCAGCGAGAAGTCCCTGGAGCAGGCCCGCCTGCAGTTCCAGGCCGTGAAGGAAGACTCCTCGGTGTTGCGCAGTGCGCCCAAGGATGTGATCCGCGCCGGCGAGTCGCTGGCCCGTGCCGAGCGTCTGTCCAACTACTGGGGCAGCAGTGACGACGTACTGCAGTACTCCTACCTCAGCCAGCGCTACAGCGAGATCGCTCGCGAGCACAGCAACCTGGCGCTGAACCAGGAGCGCCTGGGCAAGCAGCAGATGGAGCGCGAGCGCCTGCAGCTGGCGATGCGCGAAGCACGCCTGCTCAACGTGCAGGAACAGAGCAAGTGGCTGGAGCAGCAGATGGTCAGCCTCGCCACCAACGAAACCGAGCGAGGCCTGGTGCTGACCCTCGGCGACGTGCTGTTCGACAGCGGCGAAGCGGACCTCAAGCCCGCCGCCAATCGCACCGTGCTCAAGCTGGTGCAGTTCCTCCAGCTCAACCCGCGCCGGGTGATCCGCATCGAGGGCTACACCGACGGCGAAGGCGACCGCGAGCAGAATCTGCAGCTGTCCAAGGATCGCGCGCAGGCCGTGGCTGACGCGCTGACCGACCTGGGTGTGGACGAGAAACGCGTGCAGGTGCAGGGCTATGGCGAGGCCTATCCGATCTCGGACAACGCCTCGTCGCTGGGGCGCGCGCAGAATCGCCGGGTGGAGATCGTCTTCTCCGATGAGAAGGGCCAGCTCGGCGCCGAACGCTGA
- a CDS encoding electron transfer flavoprotein subunit alpha/FixB family protein, with protein sequence MAILVIAEHNNGALGAATLNTVAAAQKIGGDIAVLVAGQNVGGVAEAAAKIAGVSKVLVADNAAYAHQLPENVAPLIAELGKGYSHVLAAATTNGKNFLPRVAALLDVDQISEIIEVVSADTFKRPIYAGNAIATVQSSAAVKVITVRGTGFDAVAAEGGSAAVEAVSGPADAGKSAFVGEELAKSDRPELTAAKIVVSGGRGMGNGDNFSILYSLADKLGAAVGASRAAVDAGFVPNDMQVGQTGKIVAPQLYVAVGISGAIQHLAGMKDSKVIVAINKDEEAPIFQVADYGLVADLFEAVPELEKAI encoded by the coding sequence ATGGCTATCCTGGTAATCGCTGAGCACAACAACGGCGCACTGGGCGCTGCCACTCTGAACACCGTTGCCGCTGCGCAGAAGATCGGTGGTGACATCGCTGTCCTGGTCGCTGGCCAGAACGTCGGTGGCGTGGCTGAAGCCGCTGCCAAGATCGCCGGTGTTTCCAAGGTGCTGGTCGCCGACAACGCTGCCTACGCTCACCAGCTGCCGGAGAACGTCGCTCCGCTGATCGCTGAGCTCGGCAAGGGTTACAGCCACGTGCTGGCCGCCGCCACCACCAACGGCAAGAACTTCCTGCCGCGCGTCGCCGCTCTGCTGGACGTCGACCAGATCTCCGAGATCATCGAAGTGGTCAGCGCCGACACCTTCAAGCGCCCGATCTATGCCGGTAACGCCATCGCTACCGTGCAGTCCTCGGCCGCCGTCAAGGTCATCACCGTGCGTGGCACCGGCTTCGACGCCGTTGCTGCCGAAGGTGGCTCCGCCGCTGTTGAAGCTGTTTCCGGTCCGGCCGATGCTGGCAAGTCCGCCTTCGTGGGCGAGGAACTGGCCAAGTCCGACCGTCCGGAACTGACCGCTGCCAAGATCGTCGTTTCCGGCGGCCGTGGCATGGGCAATGGCGACAACTTCAGCATCCTCTACTCCCTGGCTGACAAGCTGGGCGCTGCCGTCGGCGCTTCCCGCGCTGCCGTTGACGCCGGCTTCGTGCCGAACGACATGCAGGTCGGCCAGACCGGCAAGATCGTCGCTCCGCAGCTGTACGTGGCCGTCGGTATCTCCGGCGCCATCCAGCACCTGGCGGGCATGAAGGACTCGAAAGTGATCGTTGCGATCAACAAGGACGAAGAGGCGCCGATCTTCCAGGTTGCCGACTACGGCCTGGTCGCCGACCTGTTCGAAGCCGTACCGGAGCTGGAAAAGGCCATCTGA
- a CDS encoding PLP-dependent aminotransferase family protein translates to MSNLLLYQRIAQQLAEDIRRGVYQPGERVPSVRKLSTQLNVSHATVLQAYATLEDQGLIRARPQSGFYVHRTPALTASTPDIARVERPGLVTRSSIINQVLAEARREGVFPLGAAVPHVDYLPVRALHQQLAKVTRFSSPRAFSYMFSPGYEPLRRQVAIRMRDAGVVVDPTQVTITHGCVDAIHMALRVMTRPGDLIATESPSYYGLLQLADILGLKVIEIPSDPLTGISLEALQLAANQWPIKALVLTARLSNPLGGTIPEDRQKALLKLTAEHNIGVIEDDIYGELMFDQGQTKALKAHDRDGRVVYCSSFSKTISPGVRIGWIITERYQEEIRRLQTFTTHSACTVTQMGVAAYLENGGYDRHLRYIRQEYRKNMTAYQLAVQQYFPEGTQMTRPKGGFILWVSLPAKVNTKELHVRALEQGISIAPGLIFSNTEQFNNCLRLTCGIPWDREAERAIMTLGMLACQLCQEELIAA, encoded by the coding sequence ATGTCCAATCTGCTGCTGTACCAGCGCATCGCCCAGCAACTGGCGGAAGACATCCGCCGTGGTGTCTACCAGCCGGGCGAGCGCGTGCCGTCCGTGCGCAAGCTGAGCACCCAGCTCAACGTCAGCCATGCCACGGTGCTCCAGGCCTACGCCACCCTCGAAGACCAGGGGCTGATCCGCGCGCGCCCGCAGTCCGGTTTCTACGTACACCGCACGCCGGCGCTGACAGCTTCGACCCCGGACATCGCCCGAGTCGAGCGGCCCGGCCTGGTCACGCGCAGCAGCATCATCAACCAGGTGCTCGCCGAAGCGCGCCGCGAAGGCGTGTTTCCGCTGGGGGCTGCCGTGCCGCATGTGGATTACCTCCCGGTTCGCGCGCTGCACCAGCAATTGGCCAAGGTCACGCGATTCTCCAGCCCGCGCGCCTTCAGCTACATGTTCAGCCCCGGCTACGAGCCGCTGCGTCGCCAGGTGGCGATCCGCATGCGTGACGCCGGCGTGGTGGTCGACCCGACCCAGGTGACCATCACCCATGGCTGCGTGGACGCCATCCATATGGCCTTGCGCGTGATGACCCGCCCGGGCGACCTGATCGCCACCGAGTCGCCGAGTTACTACGGCTTGCTGCAGTTGGCCGACATCCTCGGCCTCAAGGTCATCGAGATCCCCAGCGACCCGCTGACCGGCATCAGCCTGGAGGCCCTGCAACTGGCCGCCAACCAGTGGCCCATCAAGGCGCTGGTGCTGACCGCGCGCCTGAGCAACCCGCTGGGCGGCACCATTCCTGAGGACCGCCAGAAAGCGCTGCTCAAGCTCACCGCCGAGCACAACATCGGGGTGATCGAGGACGATATCTACGGCGAACTGATGTTCGACCAGGGCCAGACCAAGGCGCTCAAGGCCCACGACCGTGATGGCCGCGTGGTGTATTGCTCGAGTTTCTCCAAGACCATTTCCCCCGGCGTGCGCATTGGCTGGATCATCACCGAGCGCTACCAGGAGGAAATCCGCCGCCTGCAGACCTTCACCACGCATTCGGCGTGCACCGTCACCCAGATGGGCGTGGCGGCGTACCTGGAAAATGGCGGCTACGACCGGCATCTGCGCTACATCCGCCAGGAGTACCGCAAGAACATGACCGCCTACCAGTTGGCAGTGCAGCAGTACTTCCCCGAAGGCACGCAGATGACCCGGCCCAAGGGCGGCTTCATCCTCTGGGTCAGCCTGCCGGCCAAGGTGAACACCAAGGAGCTGCACGTACGCGCGCTGGAGCAGGGCATCAGCATCGCGCCGGGGCTGATCTTCAGTAATACCGAGCAGTTCAACAACTGCCTGCGCCTGACCTGTGGCATCCCCTGGGACCGCGAGGCGGAGCGGGCGATCATGACCCTTGGCATGCTGGCCTGCCAGCTCTGCCAGGAGGAGCTGATCGCCGCGTAA
- a CDS encoding substrate-binding periplasmic protein has protein sequence MPDCSTLIRAALLLVTFSIPLAGSAAGKCERLVATGNPEYPPYLWRDPAQPERLIGANADLLEQIGKAVGVNIRVIYTGSWARAQEEARLGRVDLIAGAFLTPPRLETMDYIHPAFLTTDNVVWMRKDATTPYTGRDDLRGLKGGTLVNNSFGPDFDSFAKQELTLEEVPSLTQAFQKLLLKRSDYVIYEHYPGLAVADTLGMADDLQPLEPPISSEGLYLTVAHNSACNDPWLRGQLAKKMTELTAAGVPQRLLQDNLARWKAQQLQPASTPTE, from the coding sequence ATGCCTGATTGCTCCACGCTGATCCGTGCGGCGCTGTTGCTGGTGACTTTCTCCATTCCCCTGGCCGGTTCCGCGGCTGGCAAGTGCGAACGCCTGGTGGCCACCGGCAATCCGGAATACCCGCCTTACCTGTGGCGCGACCCAGCGCAGCCGGAGCGCCTGATCGGCGCCAACGCCGACCTGCTGGAGCAGATCGGCAAGGCGGTCGGGGTGAATATCCGGGTGATCTACACCGGTTCCTGGGCGCGTGCTCAGGAAGAGGCGCGGCTGGGTCGGGTCGACCTGATTGCCGGTGCCTTCCTCACGCCGCCGCGCCTGGAGACCATGGACTACATCCATCCGGCCTTCCTCACCACCGACAACGTGGTGTGGATGCGCAAGGACGCCACCACGCCCTATACCGGTCGTGACGACCTGCGCGGCCTGAAGGGCGGCACCCTGGTGAACAACAGCTTCGGCCCGGACTTCGACAGCTTCGCCAAGCAGGAGCTGACCCTGGAAGAGGTGCCGAGCCTGACCCAGGCCTTCCAGAAACTGCTGCTCAAGCGCTCGGATTATGTGATCTACGAGCACTACCCCGGCCTGGCAGTCGCCGATACCCTCGGCATGGCCGACGACCTGCAGCCGCTGGAACCGCCGATCTCCAGCGAAGGTCTGTACCTGACCGTAGCGCACAACTCGGCCTGCAATGACCCGTGGCTGCGCGGACAACTGGCAAAAAAAATGACAGAATTGACGGCCGCCGGAGTCCCGCAGCGCCTGCTGCAGGACAACCTGGCCCGCTGGAAGGCCCAGCAGCTTCAGCCTGCCAGCACTCCCACCGAGTAG
- a CDS encoding alpha/beta fold hydrolase produces MKKALLALLLAIAVTAGVLYAFPSTLLATAQYVESARARLSTNSLQVDDLDITYYEGGPDKAQTILLIHGFGADKSNWPRFARFLTKDYHVIAVDLPGFGDSSKPANISYDVGTQAERLADFMREQGIGRFHVVGNSMGGHIAALLAARHPQEVLSVGLFDNAGVIAPHPSELFERLKNGENPLVLRSVDDFPTLLDFVFVQKPPLPSRLQDYLAERSLERSAFNGMVFQQLRERYIPLEPELPKITAPTLLLWGDRDRVLDVSSIDVMKPLLKKPSVAILRDCGHVPMIERPEETARLYLDFLRRNHTPVTASN; encoded by the coding sequence ATGAAGAAAGCCCTTCTGGCCCTTCTCCTGGCGATAGCCGTCACCGCTGGCGTGCTCTACGCCTTCCCCTCCACCCTGCTGGCGACCGCGCAGTACGTCGAAAGCGCCCGCGCCCGGCTGTCCACCAACAGCCTGCAGGTCGACGACCTCGACATCACCTACTACGAGGGCGGTCCGGATAAGGCCCAGACCATCCTGCTGATCCACGGCTTCGGCGCCGACAAGAGCAACTGGCCGCGTTTCGCTCGCTTCCTCACCAAGGACTATCACGTCATCGCGGTCGACCTGCCGGGCTTCGGCGACAGCAGCAAACCTGCGAACATCAGCTACGACGTCGGCACCCAGGCCGAGCGCCTGGCGGATTTCATGCGCGAACAGGGCATCGGCCGCTTCCACGTGGTCGGCAACTCCATGGGCGGGCATATCGCCGCACTGCTGGCCGCGCGGCATCCGCAGGAAGTGCTGTCGGTCGGCCTGTTCGACAATGCCGGCGTCATCGCACCGCACCCGAGCGAGCTGTTCGAGCGCCTCAAGAACGGCGAGAACCCGCTGGTGCTGCGCTCGGTAGACGACTTCCCAACCCTGCTCGACTTCGTCTTCGTGCAGAAGCCGCCGCTGCCGTCGCGGCTGCAGGACTATCTGGCGGAACGCTCGCTGGAGCGCAGCGCGTTCAACGGCATGGTCTTCCAGCAGCTACGTGAGCGCTATATCCCGCTGGAACCCGAGTTGCCGAAGATCACTGCGCCGACCCTGCTGCTGTGGGGCGACCGCGACCGCGTACTGGACGTTTCCAGCATCGATGTGATGAAGCCGCTGCTGAAGAAACCCAGCGTGGCCATCCTGCGCGATTGCGGCCACGTGCCGATGATCGAGCGCCCGGAGGAAACCGCCCGCCTCTACCTGGACTTCCTCCGGCGCAATCACACGCCCGTGACCGCATCGAACTGA